The Pyrenophora tritici-repentis strain M4 chromosome 2, whole genome shotgun sequence genome window below encodes:
- a CDS encoding DUF1772 family protein, with the protein MTDFIDNATQAWGLAGAALLTGFIACFSHAGVPTLSLAPVDVLVHEFRTMYNIGKSTSPLIAITATLCNGYSAYRFKNDTALVGGVVSPYALYLASTVVVPLIIPYTILYMEPKVNRKLLSLGAMVEKGAKASDFNVSEAEIRGLLVRWKGMNFVRAGLVGLGALLTAAATFR; encoded by the exons ATGACCGACTTCATCGACAATGCCACCCAAGCCTGGGGTCTCGCCGGCGCCGCTTTATTGACAG GTTTTATCGCGTGCTTCAGTCACGCCGGCGTGCCCACTCTCAGCCTAGCCCCCGTCGACGTGCTCGTTCACGAGTTCAGGACAATGTACAATATTGGAAAATCAACTTCACCACTCATTGCCATCACGGCCACACTTTGCAATGGCTACTCGGCCTACCGTTTCAAAAACGATACGGCTCTAGTTGGAGGCGTCGTATCGCCATATGCTCTATATCTAGCGTCCACGGTCGTTGTGCCGCTCATTATCCCGTACACCATTTTGTACATGGAGCCAAAAGTTAACAGGAAGTTGTTGAGTTTGGGGGCGATGGTGGAGAAGGGCGCCAAGGCGAGTGACTTCAATGTTAGTGAGGCGGAGATCCGGGGGCTGTTGGTTCGGTGGAAAGGGATGAACTTTGTTCGTGCTGGACTGGTTGGCTTGGGTGCCCTGTTGACTGCTGCTGCTACTTTCCGTTAA